From a single Bufo bufo chromosome 9, aBufBuf1.1, whole genome shotgun sequence genomic region:
- the C8B gene encoding complement component C8 beta chain yields the protein MQSGQCRGIICKREKESYKCMMLLHVILISLGLYHSSCQSHKNAATWNPPKRRVARSVENGPEPVDCVLSGWSSWSSCDPCEKKRYRYSQLTQVPQFQGDPCYVVDRQEESCSTRTICRNTKRCEGFQCAESGKCISRRLLCNGDDDCGDLSDEKNCKVVRSTCTDEMEQYWAIENLAAGLNLFTNNREGLVLDHRYYAGGCSPHYILGTRFRKPYNVESFLPEGKGKYEFSLSEYESYSDFSRNFSSAHAKQSSFSIGFKIPSVFEFGFSYSDMKFKTYRERTTRYSHTKSLFIHARSDLEVARYKLKARNLMLHSEFFQRVKQLPMEYVYGEYRDLYRDYGTHFITEATLGGVYEYTLILKEEAVKNEGYSFSDVKSCVNAGFSLGGNICGVWVGVGMTDSECNKILKEIGDNRSSRKIVEDFVALVRGGASEHVTTLAYKNLPTPELMQEWGDAVQYNPEIIKIKVSPLYELVTATDFIGATTLQENMKRALGEYQRETSSCRCTPCQNNGVAVFTENRCECVCPLGFKGSACEITKRPAPKIDGSWSCWSSWTSCSGRIQTRQRQCNNPSPQNGGQSCEGAATDTSSC from the exons ATGCAAAGTGGTCAGTGTAGAGGAATCATTTGCAAGAGAGAGAAGGAATCCTACAAATGCATGATGTTATTACATGTCATACTGATCAGCCTAGGCCTGTATCATTCCAG TTGTCAATCACATAAAAATGCAGCCACTTGGAATCCTCCAAAGCGAAGAGTGGCGAGATCTGTGGAGAATGGTCCAGAGCCGGTCGATTGCGTGCTTTCCGGCTGGTCTTCCTGGAGCTCATGTGACCCGTGTGAAAAAAAGAGA TACCGATATTCACAGCTGACCCAAGTCCCTCAGTTCCAAGGTGACCCTTGTTATGTAGTAGACCGACAGGAggagagctgcagtaccagaaccATTTGTAGGAACACAAAGCGGTGTGAAGGTTTCCAATGTGCAGAGTCCG GAAAATGCATCAGCCGTCGGCTACTGTGTAATGGAGATGATGACTGTGGCGACCTGTCAGATGAGAAGAACTGTAAGGTGGTCCGGAGTACATGTACTGATGAGATGGAACAATACTGGGCAATTGAAAACCTGGCAGCAGG ATTGAATTTATTTACCAATAACCGGGAAGGCTTGGTATTAGATCACCGTTACTACGCCGGAGGCTGCTCGCCTCACTACATACTGGGGACGAGATTTAGAAAGCCATACAACGTGGAAAGCTTCCTCCCTGAG GGTAAAGGCAAATACGAGTTTTCCCTTTCCGAATATGAGTCATACTCAGATTTTTCGAGAAATTTTTCCTCAGCTCATGCAAAACAGAGCAGCTTCAGCATCGGCTTCAAGATACCATCTGTCTTTGAATTTGGCTTCAGCTACAGCGATATGAAATTCAAAACCTATAGAGAAAGGACAACGAGATATTCTCACACG aaaagtttatttATCCATGCACGATCTGATCTAGAAGTGGCAAGATACAAACTCAAAGCCCGGAACCTCATGCTTCATTCAGAGTTTTTCCAGAGAGTAAAGCAATTACCGATGGAATACGTGTACGGTGAATACAGAGACCTCTACCGGGATTATGGGACACATTTCATTACGGAAGCCACTCTGGGTGGAGTCTATGAATATACGCTGATTCTGAAGGAggaagctgtaaaaaatgaaG GTTATTCCTTCAGTGATGTAAAGTCTTGTGTGAATGCTGGCTTTTCACTTGGAGGGAATATCTGCGGAGTCTGGGTAGGGGTCGGCATGACTGATTCAGAGTGCAACAAAATCCTCAAGGAAATCGGAG ATAACAGATCAAGTCGCAAAATAGTGGAAGACTTTGTCGCTCTCGTAAGGGGAGGGGCTAGTGAGCATGTGACCACCCTTGCATACAAAAACCTCCCGACGCCAGAGCTAATGCAAGAATGGGGGGACGCCGTGCAATACAACCCAGAGATCATAAAGATAAAG GTCAGCCCTTTGTATGAACTtgtgacagcaacagatttcattGGTGCAACCACCTTACAAGAGAACATGAAGCGCGCCTTGGGAGAATACCAGAGGGAGACCAGTTCCTGCCGCTGCACCCCCTGTCAAAACAATGGCGTTGCTGTGTTCACCG AAAATCGCTGTGAATGTGTTTGTCCATTGGGGTTCAAAGGCTCCGCTTGTGAAATCACCAAGAGGCCGG CTCCAAAAATAGATGGAAGCTGGAGTTGTTGGTCAAGCTGGACATCGTGCTCGGGGAGGATCCAGACGAGGCAGCGTCAGTGTAATAACCCCTCGCCACAAAACGGAGGACAGTCATGTGAAGGAGCCGCCACTGACACAAGTAGCTGTTAA